A single region of the Hyphomicrobiales bacterium genome encodes:
- the acyI gene encoding Cephalosporin acylase / Gamma-glutamyltranspeptidase has translation MTVNTASSGVPALSPAFSCEKTPVHAAKGLVVTNHPLASQAASQMLLSGGNAIDATVAALFALTVVEPMMVGVLGGGLLHIRQADGSHRVIDALSTAPAAAQAGMYETVSDVLPDYQITVGRRNETGAAAVAVPGALAGWCEALQRFGKLPLGDVMAPAIQLAARGFAVTPYLVDCITDTAADLARDSGLARLYLSGGHALQTGDRLVQGDYAATLQAIADGGADALYRGPLGAALATAISSGGGSLAVSDLADYATITRDVVRGHYRGFEIVGPPPPSSAGVHIAQMLNILEGYDIGALGFGTADNVHLLAEVLKVAFADRAVATADPTFVEVPVARLIDPAYAAERRAALSIDQARDWLPGIPAGHSLMPPESPNTTHVTIADSEGNVVAATQTINSVFGARVMVPGTGMIANNYMFNFDPHPGKALSIAPGKRVFTSQAPMMALKDGRIAYALGLPGGLRIFGSAMQALINLIDHGMDLQEAVEAPRVWTQGWDLEVERGISEAVQAELSRRGHRVTRVGRVAGGMNAIAFHPDGSMTGAACWRADGTVLGIGGGIARPGVRFSAH, from the coding sequence ATGACCGTCAATACTGCATCCTCCGGCGTGCCCGCCCTGTCCCCGGCGTTTTCATGCGAGAAGACGCCCGTTCACGCCGCGAAGGGATTGGTCGTCACCAACCATCCGCTGGCCTCGCAGGCCGCGAGCCAGATGCTGCTTTCCGGCGGCAATGCGATCGACGCCACGGTTGCCGCGCTCTTCGCCCTGACCGTGGTGGAGCCGATGATGGTCGGCGTGCTCGGTGGCGGACTGCTTCACATCCGCCAGGCGGACGGATCGCATCGTGTCATCGATGCCCTGTCGACCGCGCCGGCGGCCGCCCAAGCCGGCATGTACGAGACCGTGTCGGATGTGCTGCCCGATTATCAGATCACCGTCGGCCGGCGGAATGAGACGGGCGCGGCGGCGGTCGCCGTGCCAGGAGCGCTCGCCGGCTGGTGCGAGGCCCTGCAGCGGTTCGGCAAGCTGCCGCTCGGCGATGTCATGGCCCCGGCGATCCAGCTCGCCGCGCGTGGCTTCGCTGTCACGCCCTATCTCGTCGATTGCATCACCGACACCGCCGCCGACCTCGCGCGCGACAGCGGCCTCGCGCGGCTGTATCTGTCCGGCGGCCACGCCTTGCAGACGGGCGATCGCCTCGTTCAGGGCGACTATGCGGCCACGCTCCAGGCTATTGCGGATGGGGGGGCCGACGCGCTTTACCGCGGCCCGCTCGGCGCGGCGCTGGCAACGGCCATCTCCAGCGGCGGCGGCTCCCTCGCGGTCTCGGACCTCGCCGACTATGCAACCATCACCCGCGACGTCGTTCGCGGCCATTACCGCGGCTTCGAGATCGTCGGGCCGCCGCCGCCCTCCTCGGCCGGCGTGCATATCGCCCAGATGCTCAATATTCTCGAGGGCTACGATATCGGCGCGTTGGGTTTCGGCACAGCGGACAACGTGCATCTCCTCGCCGAAGTGCTGAAGGTCGCCTTCGCCGATCGCGCCGTCGCCACGGCGGATCCGACCTTCGTCGAAGTGCCGGTCGCCCGCCTCATCGATCCCGCCTATGCGGCCGAGCGACGGGCTGCCTTGTCGATCGATCAGGCCAGGGACTGGCTGCCGGGCATTCCCGCCGGCCACAGCCTTATGCCGCCTGAATCACCCAACACCACCCATGTCACGATCGCGGACAGCGAGGGCAACGTGGTCGCCGCCACGCAGACCATCAATTCCGTCTTCGGCGCGCGGGTCATGGTGCCCGGCACGGGCATGATCGCCAATAACTACATGTTCAATTTCGATCCACACCCCGGCAAGGCGCTGTCGATCGCCCCCGGCAAGCGCGTCTTCACCTCGCAGGCACCGATGATGGCGCTCAAGGACGGGCGGATCGCCTATGCGCTCGGCCTTCCCGGCGGGTTGCGCATCTTCGGTTCGGCCATGCAGGCGCTGATCAATCTCATCGACCATGGGATGGACTTGCAGGAGGCTGTGGAAGCCCCTCGCGTATGGACGCAAGGGTGGGATCTCGAAGTCGAGCGTGGCATCAGCGAGGCGGTGCAGGCCGAGCTCTCCCGCCGTGGCCATCGCGTCACGCGCGTGGGGCGCGTCGCCGGCGGCATGAATGCCATCGCCTTCCATCCCGACGGCTCCATGACGGGAGCCGCCTGCTGGCGGGCCGACGGCACTGTTCTCGGCATCGGCGGCGGCATTGCCCGCCCGGGTGTCCGCTTTTCAGCCCACTGA
- a CDS encoding D-3-phosphoglycerate dehydrogenase: MRIHIQNTANFNRAYDVDEALWAAALTRNGEDGAAYQVTFGKTPGDYASNIVDAEFLLSHNRSIPDLFPVEAPKLKFVMCGNAGLDSLAPFDWLPPGVTLLTNSGTHADKAGEYAIMALLMLANRVPAFVTAQREARWDRQAGRLLRDGRLTVVGLGALGGAAAHHGKTFGMHVTGVRTSASPHPACDRVVATGDIDRVLPETDYLVLACPLTPATRNILDRRRLALLPAHAGLVNIGRGALVDEPALCDALDAGALAGAVLDVFAEEPLPPDARIWTTPNVVITPHMSADDPTRYMANTLDVLFENMKALREGRPLPNTFDITRGY; encoded by the coding sequence ATGCGCATCCATATCCAGAACACCGCGAACTTCAACCGCGCCTATGACGTCGACGAAGCCCTGTGGGCCGCCGCGCTCACGCGCAATGGCGAGGATGGCGCGGCCTATCAGGTTACCTTCGGCAAGACGCCGGGCGACTACGCCAGCAACATCGTGGATGCCGAGTTCCTGCTCAGCCATAACCGCAGCATTCCGGACCTTTTTCCTGTCGAGGCGCCCAAGCTGAAATTCGTCATGTGCGGCAATGCCGGCCTTGATTCGCTTGCCCCCTTCGATTGGCTGCCGCCCGGCGTGACCCTGCTGACGAACAGCGGCACCCATGCCGACAAGGCCGGCGAATACGCCATCATGGCGCTGCTGATGCTGGCGAATCGCGTTCCGGCCTTCGTGACGGCCCAGCGCGAAGCACGCTGGGACAGGCAAGCCGGCCGGCTTCTGCGTGACGGCCGCCTGACCGTCGTCGGCCTCGGTGCCCTCGGCGGGGCTGCCGCCCACCATGGCAAGACTTTCGGCATGCATGTGACGGGAGTGCGCACCAGCGCCTCGCCCCATCCCGCCTGCGACCGCGTGGTCGCCACCGGCGATATCGACCGCGTCCTGCCGGAGACGGACTATCTCGTGCTGGCCTGCCCGCTGACACCGGCCACCCGCAACATCCTCGACCGGCGTCGGCTGGCGCTGCTGCCCGCGCATGCGGGCTTGGTCAATATCGGGCGCGGGGCGCTCGTGGATGAGCCGGCGCTCTGCGATGCCCTCGACGCGGGCGCGCTGGCCGGCGCCGTACTGGACGTCTTCGCCGAGGAGCCGCTGCCGCCGGACGCCCGCATCTGGACGACACCGAATGTGGTGATCACGCCCCATATGTCGGCGGACGATCCGACGCGCTACATGGCGAACACGCTGGACGTGCTCTTCGAGAATATGAAGGCCCTGCGCGAGGGGCGCCCCTTGCCGAACACCTTCGACATCACGCGGGGCTATTGA
- the ymdB gene encoding 2',3'-cyclic-nucleotide 2'-phosphodiesterase, translated as MRLLFLGDVVGRPGRSAVARLLPGLRQAWALDCVIINGENAAGGFGLTEAICDDLLGAGADVVTLGNHSFDQREALVFIERQPRLLRPVNFPPGTPGRGVTMVETATGARVLVANVMGRLFMDALDDPFAAMERVVGECPLGLGADAIVVDVHAEATSEKQAMGHFLDGRVSIVVGTHTHVPTADARLLPGGTAYQSDAGMCGDYQSILGMQHEEAVRRFVQKTPGARLEPATGEGTITGLAVETDDRTGLAVKVSAVSVGPHLAETRPAFWEKA; from the coding sequence ATGCGCCTGCTGTTTCTTGGAGATGTCGTCGGGCGTCCGGGCCGTTCCGCAGTCGCGCGCCTTCTGCCGGGCCTCAGACAGGCATGGGCGCTCGATTGCGTGATCATCAACGGCGAGAATGCCGCTGGTGGCTTCGGACTTACGGAGGCGATCTGCGATGATCTCCTGGGAGCCGGCGCTGACGTCGTCACCCTGGGCAATCATTCCTTCGATCAGCGCGAAGCCCTGGTCTTCATCGAGAGGCAGCCCCGCCTGCTGCGCCCGGTGAATTTTCCGCCGGGTACTCCCGGCCGAGGCGTCACGATGGTGGAGACCGCCACGGGAGCCCGGGTGCTCGTGGCCAATGTCATGGGGCGGCTGTTCATGGACGCGCTCGACGATCCCTTCGCGGCGATGGAGCGGGTGGTCGGCGAATGTCCACTCGGCCTCGGCGCGGACGCGATCGTTGTGGATGTCCACGCCGAGGCGACCAGCGAGAAGCAGGCCATGGGCCATTTCCTCGATGGCCGCGTCAGCATCGTCGTGGGCACCCATACCCATGTGCCGACGGCCGACGCGCGCCTTCTGCCGGGCGGGACGGCCTACCAGTCCGACGCCGGCATGTGCGGGGACTACCAGTCCATCCTCGGCATGCAGCATGAGGAGGCGGTCCGCCGCTTCGTGCAGAAGACTCCGGGCGCGCGGCTGGAGCCGGCGACGGGGGAGGGGACGATCACGGGCCTTGCCGTGGAGACCGACGACCGGACGGGCCTCGCGGTGAAGGTCTCGGCCGTGTCGGTCGGCCCGCATCTGGCGGAGACCCGTCCGGCTTTCTGGGAGAAGGCCTGA
- a CDS encoding 5-formyltetrahydrofolate cyclo-ligase, translating into MNDRPIAARKSDLRASVLAARKTFASSNGASASMTLADRVLELPIFAQQDVVVGGYWPIRGEVDPRPLLAALGVRRIPAALPVIVEDDLSFHLWRDGDPLVPAGLGTFGPDTAAPSVRPSILLVPLVAFDRRGHRLGYGRGFYDRVVARLKAAGPLTTIGLAYAMQEVPVVPTEPHDQPLDYVATEHGVLAARQ; encoded by the coding sequence TTGAACGATCGTCCGATCGCGGCGCGCAAGTCTGATCTTCGCGCCTCCGTCCTTGCCGCCCGCAAGACCTTTGCCTCTTCCAACGGCGCATCCGCCAGCATGACCCTGGCCGACAGGGTGCTGGAGTTGCCGATTTTCGCGCAGCAGGACGTCGTTGTCGGCGGCTACTGGCCGATCAGGGGGGAGGTCGATCCCAGACCCCTGCTGGCAGCGCTTGGCGTGAGGCGTATCCCGGCCGCCCTGCCGGTGATCGTGGAGGACGACCTTTCCTTTCATCTGTGGAGGGATGGCGATCCGCTCGTGCCAGCCGGGCTCGGCACCTTCGGTCCCGACACGGCGGCTCCATCCGTGCGGCCCTCGATTCTTCTTGTCCCCCTCGTCGCCTTCGACCGCAGAGGTCACAGACTCGGCTATGGCCGTGGATTCTACGACCGGGTGGTGGCGCGGCTGAAGGCGGCGGGGCCGCTGACGACCATCGGTCTCGCCTATGCCATGCAGGAGGTGCCGGTCGTGCCGACCGAGCCCCATGACCAGCCGCTCGACTATGTCGCAACCGAGCATGGGGTGCTTGCCGCCCGGCAGTGA